Proteins co-encoded in one Spirosoma endbachense genomic window:
- a CDS encoding BfmA/BtgA family mobilization protein, translated as MEKSKEKDKQILISADLFAEFERMADSYGLSKKGLLEAMIFYFKATHADPRDPKADNPTNAIKALDRRLVSFIRQQENELLRPISDDIKLLLQLVSHDLPKTLRQSQIRTIGGAFKPEFQTERFRAVYEELMKKTN; from the coding sequence ATGGAAAAAAGTAAGGAGAAAGACAAGCAAATATTGATTTCGGCGGATTTGTTTGCCGAGTTTGAACGGATGGCCGATAGTTACGGCCTGTCAAAAAAAGGGCTGTTAGAGGCCATGATTTTCTACTTCAAAGCGACCCATGCCGACCCCCGAGACCCCAAAGCTGACAATCCAACGAACGCTATAAAAGCACTGGATAGACGATTGGTCTCCTTTATTCGCCAACAGGAAAATGAACTGCTCCGACCCATTAGCGACGATATAAAACTACTCCTTCAACTTGTGAGTCATGACTTACCTAAAACGCTACGGCAGTCGCAGATACGAACGATTGGTGGGGCGTTTAAGCCCGAATTTCAAACGGAACGGTTTCGGGCCGTCTATGAGGAGTTGATGAAAAAGACGAACTAA
- a CDS encoding type IV secretory system conjugative DNA transfer family protein, giving the protein MTVLIYAIGIGILAGNLIMMAMGFLRKLGIDFIPDLALRMVFYTRKTHFNNHVLWNKLWLRFGVLALVMIFCGMMLSPILKFFLGKGSTFTAWFYMTLVVTGIYGYWIHTGKPLFRWQTEPEPVPDDQPRFSFMTVDGILELRNIFRGIFICGGPGTGKSKSLIEPIIQQSAAANFTGILYDRKFPTLADEVAGAYGVSSVSNYYVNFTDLTRSHRINPVSPKIIINASYAREAALTTFSNLDYKSSLKRDIWLQTAEALLTGSLWFLRNNYPQFCTLPHASSLIIETPTKTLLELLGKDEEVRGLVAAITSSQDSEKTLASIFTTVQSYLAVLNTPEIFWVMSGDDVPFDLNNPDKPSFLVVGNDADLPTTYSPLISLIIATATKRMNKPGRLPSIIILDEAPTLFIPNFHELPATARSSKVATVYAVQDISQMEGQLGPQHAEMLLGNLSNQFYGRSTNPKTLQRVTTLFGKQDVEYLSYSSGQSTGDRSSSSSQNASTSIQQRDRLPMQTIRDLQTGQFAGFIAEGSTNEFVTQFMAPQSKAKTIEPFTTVSEAEKRANFRQIKEDVRQLVLENTKPTKPDSSTPPPKPDKPKGPEPPDGWEHFS; this is encoded by the coding sequence ATGACTGTATTAATTTATGCCATTGGTATCGGTATACTTGCGGGAAATTTGATCATGATGGCGATGGGTTTTCTTCGGAAATTGGGAATTGATTTTATTCCTGATTTGGCCCTGCGCATGGTTTTCTACACCCGCAAAACCCATTTTAATAACCACGTACTTTGGAATAAACTGTGGTTGCGTTTTGGCGTACTAGCCCTTGTGATGATTTTTTGTGGGATGATGCTTTCCCCTATTTTAAAGTTCTTTTTGGGCAAGGGTTCCACTTTTACAGCCTGGTTTTACATGACCCTCGTGGTAACGGGTATTTATGGATACTGGATACATACTGGTAAGCCTCTGTTTCGCTGGCAAACCGAACCCGAGCCGGTACCCGATGATCAGCCCCGCTTTTCGTTTATGACGGTAGACGGTATCCTTGAGCTTCGTAATATTTTTCGAGGTATTTTTATTTGCGGAGGTCCGGGCACCGGCAAAAGCAAAAGTCTCATTGAACCTATTATTCAGCAATCCGCAGCCGCCAACTTTACAGGTATTTTGTATGATCGAAAATTTCCTACACTGGCTGATGAAGTAGCGGGGGCCTATGGGGTCAGTAGCGTTTCTAATTACTATGTGAATTTTACGGATTTGACGCGCAGCCACCGGATTAATCCCGTTAGTCCCAAAATCATTATCAACGCCAGCTACGCCCGGGAAGCAGCCTTGACCACGTTTAGTAATCTGGATTACAAATCGAGCTTAAAACGGGACATCTGGCTACAGACCGCCGAAGCCTTATTAACCGGCAGTCTTTGGTTTTTGCGAAATAACTACCCTCAGTTCTGTACTCTTCCCCACGCCAGCAGTCTTATTATCGAAACGCCTACCAAGACGCTACTGGAATTACTAGGAAAAGATGAGGAAGTACGGGGGCTAGTGGCTGCCATCACCAGTAGTCAGGATTCAGAAAAGACCCTGGCCAGCATTTTTACAACCGTTCAAAGCTATTTGGCCGTGCTAAACACACCTGAAATCTTTTGGGTAATGAGCGGAGATGATGTCCCCTTTGATTTAAACAATCCTGACAAGCCAAGCTTTTTAGTGGTCGGCAATGATGCTGACCTTCCCACTACGTATTCCCCGTTAATTTCCCTCATCATTGCCACGGCTACCAAGCGAATGAATAAACCGGGCAGGTTGCCTAGTATCATTATTTTGGATGAGGCTCCTACCCTATTCATTCCGAACTTTCACGAGCTACCCGCCACCGCTCGCTCTAGTAAAGTGGCCACGGTGTACGCCGTACAGGATATTTCCCAAATGGAAGGTCAATTAGGGCCTCAGCATGCAGAGATGTTACTAGGTAACCTGTCCAATCAGTTTTATGGCCGCTCAACCAACCCCAAAACGTTGCAACGGGTAACGACTTTATTTGGCAAACAAGATGTGGAGTATCTAAGCTACTCATCGGGTCAGAGTACTGGGGATCGAAGTTCCTCCAGTAGCCAGAATGCCAGCACATCCATTCAGCAGCGGGACCGTCTGCCCATGCAAACAATCCGGGATCTACAAACGGGCCAATTTGCGGGCTTCATTGCGGAAGGGAGCACAAATGAGTTTGTGACTCAGTTTATGGCTCCCCAATCAAAAGCGAAAACCATTGAGCCATTTACGACGGTCAGCGAAGCGGAAAAGCGGGCCAATTTTCGGCAAATAAAGGAAGATGTTCGCCAACTAGTGCTTGAGAACACGAAACCGACTAAGCCTGATTCTTCCACGCCCCCCCCCAAACCGGATAAACCAAAGGGTCCAGAGCCGCCCGACGGTTGGGAACATTTTTCTTAA
- a CDS encoding replication initiation protein — protein MQQNPEDQLAPLFTKRPTNYQPNLFTESKQEFTELEKKIVVLVVNQIGHMTLKGELQEKANVVFSIPFSELTRDHHKQIADAAESLQSKRLIYRNDAKGKFDFITPFPRVRSEVIDGKRVIELTMFADVVPHFAELGQRYTKYDIDVMLSLSSVYAQRMFEIVSMYHNRGQREFSYSVDRLMMMLNCPSRYTFNDFKKNALEVAQRELQQKANLYLEWSAAKKVGKKIIELAFIVKTPQQLAAEAVSQDQRTVNNMSINEAYTTAWQLMKNYKLKGFQKDRILSDHSLLDTFFRIDSELANGVRQNVKNPTAYLVKSLGIDQLKDPKPKTKPESKTVQSTLSLFPEGPTLRTGSVKSIGAIFGDMIMNE, from the coding sequence ATGCAGCAAAATCCTGAAGATCAGCTGGCCCCTTTATTCACCAAACGTCCGACGAATTACCAGCCAAACTTATTCACGGAATCGAAACAGGAGTTTACCGAGTTGGAAAAGAAGATTGTCGTTCTAGTCGTCAACCAGATAGGCCACATGACCTTGAAAGGAGAATTGCAGGAAAAAGCAAACGTTGTTTTCAGTATTCCATTTTCTGAATTAACCCGTGATCACCACAAACAGATAGCGGACGCGGCCGAATCTCTGCAATCAAAACGACTGATCTATCGTAATGACGCGAAAGGTAAGTTTGATTTTATTACGCCTTTCCCAAGGGTTCGTTCCGAAGTGATTGATGGCAAGCGAGTGATTGAGCTAACTATGTTTGCCGATGTAGTTCCTCATTTTGCTGAGCTTGGCCAGCGTTACACCAAATATGATATTGACGTAATGTTGTCGCTTTCTTCGGTTTACGCACAACGTATGTTCGAAATCGTTAGCATGTACCATAATCGTGGTCAGCGTGAATTCTCATATTCAGTAGACCGCTTGATGATGATGCTTAATTGTCCCAGCCGGTATACCTTCAATGATTTTAAAAAGAATGCCTTAGAAGTAGCCCAGCGTGAATTGCAACAGAAGGCAAACCTTTACCTGGAGTGGTCAGCTGCTAAAAAAGTGGGAAAGAAAATTATTGAATTAGCTTTTATAGTTAAAACCCCCCAACAGTTAGCTGCTGAAGCCGTTAGTCAGGATCAACGGACGGTTAATAACATGTCTATTAATGAAGCGTATACAACAGCATGGCAGTTAATGAAGAACTATAAGCTGAAAGGTTTTCAAAAAGATCGTATTTTGTCGGATCATAGCCTGCTGGATACCTTTTTCCGGATTGATTCTGAATTAGCCAATGGGGTTCGCCAAAATGTCAAGAATCCAACGGCTTATCTGGTCAAGTCGCTGGGTATCGATCAGTTGAAAGATCCCAAACCCAAGACCAAACCGGAGTCTAAAACAGTCCAATCAACGCTTTCACTTTTTCCTGAGGGACCAACCCTTCGAACTGGGTCAGTTAAATCAATAGGGGCCATTTTTGGGGATATGATTATGAATGAATAA
- a CDS encoding replication initiation protein codes for MKAGKNGIVEATYRMDVVEFRVFFTMLTMISPDDLTFCEYELRVADIIRLFSLSRDGRSYESIKDAAERLVNKTMVLYHTKEDGNRYRTVIPFLTSASSQIGNTKSESIRVTFHPELKPYLLQLRSEYLEFDVRNLSGVHSQFSIRLYMMLRHQMNLKKTSIRYTVERLRDVLEIGEKEYPLYGNFKQKVLLRACNDLNTFTNIRVHEMKEERSNRKVAAVIFHMSIQASPLLPAAKPTISVSKSREANKITKEEQEVIIGANDSGIEHIADQLYASVAQFVKREVVVNWLQKTSEDQVRTAISYTLKQIRQGTVIKNVAGYIQKMINTPLPASDNINDTQIDQARQQAKQQMQARQQQQAIEDAKLQALTEMKHQVACQLLIDHPEWHESVRQHMQSGMFGRFYNNTLSLFENAQNPVMYGPFFQAIERLQPLVFKDLE; via the coding sequence ATGAAAGCGGGTAAGAACGGTATCGTAGAGGCTACGTACCGTATGGACGTAGTGGAATTCCGCGTGTTTTTCACAATGCTTACTATGATTAGTCCAGATGATTTAACCTTCTGTGAATATGAACTACGCGTTGCAGATATTATCCGATTATTCAGTTTAAGTCGAGACGGGCGCAGTTACGAAAGCATAAAAGATGCAGCGGAACGGCTTGTAAACAAAACAATGGTACTTTATCATACAAAGGAAGATGGTAACCGGTATCGTACAGTTATTCCCTTTCTAACTAGTGCTAGTTCACAAATCGGCAATACTAAGTCTGAATCAATTCGTGTTACTTTTCATCCTGAATTAAAACCGTATTTGCTTCAACTTCGCTCGGAATACCTTGAATTTGACGTACGTAATCTTTCAGGAGTGCATAGTCAGTTTTCTATTCGCTTGTACATGATGCTACGCCATCAGATGAACTTAAAAAAGACCTCTATTCGCTATACTGTGGAGCGGCTTCGAGATGTCCTTGAAATTGGTGAAAAAGAATATCCGCTTTACGGAAATTTCAAGCAAAAAGTATTACTTAGAGCTTGTAATGATCTAAATACATTTACGAATATTCGTGTTCATGAAATGAAAGAAGAGCGTAGTAACCGTAAAGTTGCTGCCGTTATCTTTCATATGTCTATCCAAGCCTCACCCTTACTTCCAGCAGCCAAACCCACTATCTCAGTCAGTAAGAGTAGAGAGGCCAATAAGATTACTAAAGAAGAGCAAGAAGTTATAATTGGAGCTAATGATTCTGGAATTGAGCATATTGCTGATCAATTGTATGCTTCTGTTGCCCAGTTTGTTAAACGTGAAGTTGTAGTGAACTGGCTTCAAAAAACCTCGGAAGATCAAGTACGTACCGCTATAAGCTACACTTTGAAACAAATAAGACAAGGGACAGTAATTAAAAATGTAGCGGGTTATATACAGAAAATGATCAATACGCCATTACCAGCCTCTGACAATATTAATGATACACAAATAGATCAGGCAAGGCAGCAGGCTAAACAACAGATGCAAGCTCGCCAGCAGCAGCAGGCAATAGAAGATGCCAAATTGCAGGCTCTAACCGAAATGAAACACCAAGTAGCTTGCCAACTACTGATTGACCATCCCGAGTGGCACGAATCGGTTCGCCAACATATGCAATCAGGCATGTTTGGAAGATTTTATAACAATACGCTATCCCTTTTCGAGAATGCTCAAAATCCAGTCATGTACGGCCCATTTTTTCAAGCCATCGAACGCCTTCAGCCATTAGTATTTAAGGATTTAGAATAA
- a CDS encoding HNH endonuclease — protein MSTKPLDKFVSVSNLVRLIRRMDEYENWKRAVFLRDRFTCQHCGARNGRKRVIEADHIVSITLLVKENKVDSAESASSCNALWDKNNGRTLCHTCHEQTESYPGRFVSYTRH, from the coding sequence ATGAGTACTAAACCGCTGGATAAGTTTGTTTCAGTAAGCAACCTTGTCCGACTTATTCGCCGGATGGATGAATATGAAAACTGGAAGAGGGCGGTTTTTTTGCGTGATCGGTTCACCTGTCAGCACTGCGGGGCCAGAAATGGGCGTAAACGGGTTATTGAAGCGGATCATATTGTAAGTATTACCTTACTGGTCAAAGAAAACAAGGTAGATAGTGCAGAGTCGGCTAGTAGTTGTAATGCTCTGTGGGACAAAAATAATGGGCGGACTTTATGCCATACATGCCACGAGCAAACGGAATCCTATCCGGGACGTTTTGTTTCATATACAAGACATTGA
- a CDS encoding NUDIX hydrolase, whose amino-acid sequence MAKKPAKRNDEAPLEGLRTVLKTQAVTLSPGINQISNPPPADPHLEYYFIPMQYMKQYQAYNRPGKPLKNLKLVNYDKPAISLSFFYKHKYSIERSVTHGDVVQHIKNYRDELLNRSLMEQLSVGQLKELRETDELLRTIREQPDAYQACFSNYHHKYYYWYCTYRYFDDLATLKTTTSSEHLLKHTERVGHEVHERLNIIFIDPEYINEAVPHDHKLIDRELKNYPIHLRQGITTLYLREL is encoded by the coding sequence ATGGCTAAAAAACCCGCCAAACGAAACGACGAAGCCCCCCTGGAGGGCTTGCGCACCGTCCTCAAAACCCAGGCCGTTACGCTGTCTCCGGGAATCAACCAGATTAGCAATCCGCCCCCAGCGGACCCCCACTTAGAATACTACTTCATCCCCATGCAATATATGAAGCAGTATCAGGCATACAACCGGCCCGGTAAACCCTTGAAAAACCTAAAACTCGTCAATTACGATAAGCCGGCCATCTCCCTTTCCTTCTTTTACAAGCATAAATACTCCATTGAACGAAGTGTTACTCATGGGGATGTGGTGCAGCACATCAAGAATTACCGGGATGAGTTACTAAACCGATCCCTGATGGAGCAACTCAGCGTAGGCCAACTCAAAGAACTCAGGGAAACCGACGAATTGCTGCGCACCATCCGGGAGCAACCCGATGCCTACCAGGCCTGCTTTTCCAATTACCACCACAAATATTACTATTGGTATTGCACCTACCGCTATTTTGACGATCTGGCCACCTTGAAAACCACCACCTCTAGTGAACATTTACTCAAGCACACCGAGCGAGTTGGCCACGAGGTCCATGAGCGGCTCAACATCATCTTTATTGATCCCGAGTACATCAATGAAGCCGTACCCCATGATCATAAACTGATCGATCGGGAATTGAAAAACTATCCTATTCACCTTCGACAAGGCATCACAACCTTGTATCTTCGAGAGCTTTGA
- a CDS encoding DUF5712 family protein, with protein sequence MIAKITNGGKGSCIGLVQYLQKEGEGNWFTHDKGNIDASQVTSSIDANRKHLGQQDDKYYQVILSPSQSELNHVGNDLGKLQAYTRGAMNEYAAQFGKGIESRDLVWFAKIEQARTFSHTDKAVQQQQRVEGESKEGSQTHVHIIVSRTEDLSRYQQKKQAGEIDRKHPLKLSPATNHRAASQGAVQGGFDRTEFKQAVEAQFDRQFGYDRPLTESFQYANRLQKGNQEERIALRLEALRQQPNYLLSHSSTQQSKQAEQEQIPQRKKEDLSL encoded by the coding sequence ATGATAGCCAAGATTACGAACGGAGGTAAAGGAAGCTGTATTGGATTAGTACAATACTTGCAAAAGGAAGGCGAAGGTAATTGGTTTACCCATGACAAGGGGAATATTGACGCTTCACAGGTAACGAGTAGCATTGACGCGAATCGGAAGCACTTAGGGCAACAGGACGATAAATACTATCAAGTCATCCTGAGTCCGAGTCAATCGGAATTAAATCATGTAGGCAATGACCTAGGCAAATTACAAGCCTACACAAGAGGAGCAATGAACGAATATGCTGCTCAGTTTGGAAAGGGGATTGAAAGTAGAGACCTCGTTTGGTTCGCCAAGATCGAGCAAGCGCGGACATTCTCTCATACCGATAAAGCCGTTCAACAACAACAGCGCGTCGAGGGTGAATCCAAGGAAGGCTCCCAAACCCACGTCCATATTATCGTGAGCCGAACGGAGGATTTAAGCCGGTATCAGCAAAAAAAACAGGCTGGCGAGATTGACCGGAAGCATCCGCTGAAACTAAGCCCCGCTACCAACCACCGAGCGGCTAGTCAGGGAGCCGTGCAAGGGGGGTTTGACCGAACCGAATTTAAGCAGGCAGTCGAAGCCCAGTTTGACCGGCAGTTTGGCTATGACCGACCCCTAACCGAATCGTTTCAGTACGCGAACAGGTTGCAGAAAGGCAATCAGGAAGAACGCATCGCGTTACGGCTGGAAGCCCTACGACAACAACCTAATTACCTCCTCTCGCACTCGTCTACCCAACAGAGCAAGCAAGCCGAACAAGAACAGATTCCGCAGCGAAAAAAAGAGGACCTATCCCTGTAA
- a CDS encoding aminotransferase class I/II-fold pyridoxal phosphate-dependent enzyme, which yields MSLLEKLTGKNRGLSAYGQYQSEYIYPILEGPLKSRMTFKGREVIVWSFNDYLGLQSDDKVIQAETEIVKKYGSGYPAGSRLLTGNTVYHEQLEQEISQLIGKDVLLLNFGYQGIMSVVDSLVDRHETIIYDQQVHASLIDGVRLHQGPKFSYKHNDIHQLERLLSKVQSGSEVLVLVDGVFSMRGDTANVADILRLKETYEFTLLVDDAHGFMSFGERGSVGDLMPQVDIYISTFAKALATTGGFVAARKEFIDYFKYNLRSQTFGRTLPLLTVASVLFKLKLLAEEGTERRNKLWKNTRLLQEGLKTLGYDIGNTCSPITPIYLTYSEETTTAFLGELRYTYRVFCSPVVYPVVPKGTLILRLIVTALHEEEDIIQTLDAFAKLQQTYALNSEPEYSEDQ from the coding sequence ATGAGTTTACTAGAAAAGTTAACCGGTAAAAACCGTGGCCTTAGTGCGTATGGCCAGTATCAAAGCGAATACATTTATCCTATCCTAGAAGGACCCTTAAAGAGCCGTATGACCTTCAAAGGCCGGGAGGTTATTGTCTGGAGTTTTAACGATTACCTAGGGCTGCAATCGGATGATAAGGTCATACAAGCGGAGACCGAGATCGTTAAAAAATATGGTTCTGGCTACCCCGCCGGGTCACGACTCCTGACCGGAAATACAGTTTACCACGAACAGTTAGAGCAGGAAATTAGCCAACTTATCGGCAAGGATGTTTTGCTGCTCAACTTCGGCTACCAGGGTATTATGTCCGTCGTGGATAGCTTAGTGGACCGGCATGAAACCATCATTTATGACCAACAAGTACATGCCAGTTTGATTGATGGGGTCAGGCTTCATCAGGGGCCAAAGTTTTCCTATAAACACAATGACATTCATCAACTAGAAAGGCTCCTATCTAAAGTGCAGTCCGGTAGTGAAGTACTTGTTTTAGTCGATGGCGTGTTCAGTATGCGAGGAGATACGGCCAACGTAGCGGACATTCTCAGGCTAAAAGAGACCTATGAGTTTACCCTGCTGGTAGACGATGCCCACGGGTTTATGAGCTTTGGAGAACGGGGATCAGTGGGGGACTTGATGCCCCAAGTCGATATTTACATCAGCACCTTTGCCAAAGCACTAGCCACTACGGGAGGCTTTGTGGCGGCTCGTAAAGAGTTCATCGACTACTTTAAGTACAATTTACGCTCGCAGACATTCGGTCGAACCCTACCCTTACTAACCGTAGCCAGTGTGCTTTTCAAATTAAAGTTGCTGGCTGAGGAAGGAACCGAACGACGAAACAAGCTCTGGAAAAATACTCGGTTATTACAGGAAGGCTTGAAAACGCTGGGGTACGATATTGGCAATACCTGTAGTCCCATAACCCCTATTTACTTGACCTATTCGGAAGAAACAACTACTGCCTTTCTGGGAGAGCTTCGCTATACCTACCGGGTATTTTGTAGTCCGGTAGTGTACCCTGTTGTGCCAAAAGGGACCCTGATTCTTCGGCTCATTGTAACGGCCTTGCATGAAGAGGAAGATATCATCCAAACCTTGGATGCCTTCGCTAAACTGCAGCAAACGTATGCGCTGAACAGCGAACCGGAATACAGTGAAGACCAGTAA
- a CDS encoding ABC transporter permease has protein sequence MLQNYLKIAWRALVKNRLYTAINITGLSISIAACWLITLYVWNELTFDNFHQQANSIFRVITRFKTTGSDDGLAVSSADIGPRLQQTYPEVVKTVRFKATPVAILRNATGLVNESDVYQVDKRVFEVFSYNLLSGSKTALNKPYSLVLTQKLATKYFGTGDPMGKTLLVNKQPYTVTGVLRDLPVNSDLKFSMLLSWQDAPPSPEDVFDTSCFTYVLLNDQAQAVRFGQKLAQFDQLQVAPRIKALGLGNDIQINHQLQPLTELHFVEGLFDDTPKGNRLYLVVFSIIAAFVLLVACINYMNLYVVQAAKRQKEVGIRKVMGAGKWQLMSQFLGEALLLMLVSCVLSVVIIGLASPLFEQLTGIPLMLPKGSLIAGGLTLLVLVGLLTGLYPALFLSSAQPVRVLKGQTYGLGRGWTRQSLLVLQFTISVTFIVGTLVVRQQTNYLRSKDPGFSKEQVLVIGVPPDESIRKKMRLLKATLEKSSRIEAVSLGLSPITNEAKASVIREKNGQRTEQLVFSAHIDEDYLPLLQIRLRVGRNFRSEGDKSRAVVVNERFVHWMGWRMDQAIGQTVKTSTTDSLPQQVIGVVKDYHFASLHNSVEPLILYYQRDNPWNVLVRLKPTAMDEVRSVWASLIPEYPFEAAFLDTSFDRQYQQEAKGETLLQWFSALIILLSCLGVFGLMAFTTQQRTKEIGVRKVLGASVTQIISLLAKDFLILALIAVMVASPIAWYAMHRWLQSFAYRIAIDWWVFVWAGLLAVGTALVTISFQSVKAALANPVQSIRSE, from the coding sequence GCTTGTCGATCAGTATTGCTGCTTGCTGGCTCATCACGCTTTACGTTTGGAATGAGCTGACCTTCGACAATTTTCACCAACAGGCCAATTCGATCTTTCGGGTAATTACCCGCTTCAAAACAACCGGCTCTGATGACGGCCTGGCCGTGTCGAGTGCTGATATTGGGCCCCGCCTTCAGCAGACCTATCCTGAAGTAGTGAAGACAGTCCGCTTTAAGGCTACGCCGGTGGCTATTCTACGAAACGCTACTGGTCTGGTTAATGAAAGTGATGTGTATCAAGTGGACAAACGTGTATTTGAGGTCTTCTCCTACAACCTGCTTTCGGGCAGTAAGACCGCTTTAAATAAGCCCTATAGCCTGGTACTCACTCAGAAACTGGCCACCAAATACTTCGGTACTGGCGACCCGATGGGGAAGACGCTACTAGTTAATAAGCAGCCCTACACCGTCACCGGCGTACTACGCGACCTACCAGTTAACTCCGACCTGAAATTTAGTATGCTGCTTTCCTGGCAGGATGCCCCCCCCTCCCCTGAAGACGTATTCGATACTTCTTGTTTTACCTACGTGTTATTAAACGACCAAGCGCAGGCCGTTCGATTTGGGCAGAAACTGGCCCAATTTGATCAGTTACAGGTGGCCCCACGGATTAAGGCATTGGGCTTAGGCAATGACATCCAAATTAACCATCAACTGCAACCACTGACAGAGCTTCACTTCGTGGAAGGGCTCTTCGATGATACGCCAAAAGGTAATCGACTCTATTTAGTCGTCTTTTCCATCATAGCGGCCTTTGTTTTGCTGGTGGCCTGCATCAACTATATGAATCTGTACGTAGTGCAGGCGGCCAAGCGGCAGAAAGAAGTGGGTATCCGGAAAGTAATGGGGGCTGGTAAGTGGCAGTTGATGAGTCAGTTTCTGGGCGAAGCACTTTTATTAATGCTGGTGAGTTGTGTACTGTCTGTGGTCATAATCGGCCTGGCTAGTCCCTTGTTTGAGCAGTTAACTGGCATTCCGCTAATGCTGCCCAAGGGATCATTGATTGCGGGTGGTCTCACCCTGTTAGTACTGGTTGGTCTGCTAACGGGGCTCTATCCGGCCTTATTTTTGTCGTCCGCTCAACCGGTACGGGTGCTGAAAGGACAGACTTATGGACTAGGTCGTGGGTGGACCCGCCAGTCGCTACTGGTGCTGCAATTCACGATTTCGGTCACGTTTATCGTCGGTACGCTAGTCGTACGACAACAGACCAATTACCTGCGTAGCAAAGACCCGGGCTTCAGCAAAGAACAAGTGCTGGTCATTGGTGTACCCCCCGACGAATCCATTCGCAAAAAGATGCGCCTTCTCAAGGCAACCCTGGAAAAAAGCAGTCGAATTGAAGCCGTATCGCTAGGCTTGAGTCCGATCACCAACGAAGCCAAAGCCAGTGTGATCCGGGAGAAAAACGGTCAGCGGACCGAGCAGCTCGTCTTTTCGGCGCATATCGACGAAGATTATCTGCCGCTGCTACAAATCCGGTTACGGGTTGGGCGAAATTTCCGTTCTGAGGGTGACAAATCCCGGGCGGTCGTGGTTAACGAACGCTTTGTGCATTGGATGGGCTGGCGCATGGATCAGGCCATTGGCCAAACAGTGAAGACCTCCACGACGGACTCTCTTCCTCAGCAGGTGATCGGCGTGGTCAAGGATTACCATTTCGCCTCCCTGCATAATTCGGTTGAACCCCTGATTTTATATTATCAACGGGATAATCCATGGAACGTACTGGTTCGGCTCAAACCCACGGCGATGGATGAGGTTCGGTCGGTGTGGGCCTCACTGATTCCCGAATACCCCTTTGAAGCGGCTTTTCTAGACACAAGTTTCGATCGACAATACCAGCAGGAGGCCAAAGGAGAAACGCTCCTCCAATGGTTTTCGGCCTTAATTATTCTGCTGTCCTGTTTAGGCGTGTTCGGTTTGATGGCGTTTACCACGCAACAACGGACGAAGGAGATTGGCGTTCGAAAAGTATTGGGTGCGTCGGTGACTCAGATCATCAGCCTGTTGGCCAAAGACTTCCTAATCCTGGCGCTTATTGCTGTTATGGTGGCGAGCCCGATTGCTTGGTATGCTATGCATCGGTGGTTGCAAAGCTTTGCCTACCGAATAGCAATCGATTGGTGGGTATTTGTTTGGGCCGGTCTGTTGGCTGTTGGCACGGCTCTGGTAACCATCAGTTTTCAAAGTGTCAAAGCGGCTTTAGCCAATCCCGTACAGTCCATACGAAGCGAATAG